A region of Pseudomonas putida DNA encodes the following proteins:
- a CDS encoding MbcA/ParS/Xre antitoxin family protein, translated as MNFEEMIRHQAEQVLGSKAKADVWLTHPRVEFGGLTALKYVRNEAEYLKVKALLDRIDHGYGC; from the coding sequence ATGAATTTTGAGGAGATGATTCGACACCAAGCCGAGCAGGTGCTTGGTAGCAAAGCCAAAGCCGACGTTTGGTTGACTCACCCACGGGTCGAATTCGGTGGTTTAACAGCTCTGAAGTATGTACGCAATGAGGCTGAATATCTGAAGGTGAAGGCTTTGCTCGACCGGATTGATCACGGGTATGGCTGCTGA
- a CDS encoding PIN domain-containing protein: protein MAKAPRKQPAREAASAQKTQAKGRRKNVSSPVSSGGRGDAFQLRVQAVRLLSMCLGLECPGAPAGFYITRMVFQGRVFGHNTDDLIIDLMNPKTGQTAKHRLQMKRSLKPGDNAQFNESVGLAWEDFSKPDFQRGLDECQIVFNSSCHSQMQGVVEVVRFAMASEAAADWIVRVFEEGFSNDSNRKAYGALRNAVELQKGSPVDAEELHLFLLHLRFMSHDLDSDHTQAVATQKQLISQRLPNRKSAEVWALLQAACVELNSTAGQITQESAERYLGELGAEFKETRELMRALHDLQSARPGGVNHHVSAQPNSALPLSPEAHGHLLPLAQLLQPFFASAVTPQGASMTEALPGAHSTSTNSLVTRQLDRITQMQKEHRYQECLNQLDLLQPELEDFDDHQKARWYLLHGLSLWHRDDDELAAKDFDTAASLCDSDDRIAVASVRSRIIRGDIKAAVETGQALMVRFPESFAVWVALTNARIIAGERVGEDEIPDAFADKALAWQLVASSHAAFDDDESAVRVNRIALEQEDSSIFIFESYLRFVLRLVTLNAVRVNCRALEAEHVQLLTETMARDEIRTGSFWTCQSPKTLGEIIAHLAYGMILLERTEAALELLHQAKLKGVYEKAGLIRFEVEALCDLNRWSDLIARFGESIGTLPDDSLLRFGHACVLLSRADLLQRVRDEAARRPESDVICHVSRRLQHLHWDQLLDKGELVIVQKELEDAGLSVRSTSSLVDLQFVARAYAQDKVVAKAVEDQVAKLAPDSTDPHEIAMGARVMLHAERFDIGAQLLERLLPFDIYTELHDELLYCYIRTSRHAKARDLLDAMPIAWCDSAKARELALFLYGNAGDWGRMRPIVEHQLSLSPQSASEWIKVIRVVACEGAADLNVIISSMPACLEGAVEDLLLLANIELRYGHIERGLNRVCAAIRANPGNSQAAETHVKMVLMLREGSDVFQQEPAVVAPGTSVELADAQGVIRYISIDAEAGAFAPGAAEFLSPQDDFAQTLMGLAVGESITVHDIFNAQVFEVKRIITLHRRLFDLSKALLSESIVPGKTLVSLKFPLDANGEMDFTRLQEQHNLYQARTAALYALYAQKPVPLALLAKQMGRDIIDMVRDWPSDAPCLDVSIEDDDADNKPTFSLDDRIWVVDLSILAELATLGLLDILEHLPKVYISAVSRQALDAKIEVSAFLGGGVGLLEVGQENVVYEDEPPIDQSEGFLGAIDMAISNYCTVVPAYGSHDPGLPLQRFNKILSAEGRAALSLCLEYQASLISLDGRLLQIAQMHDIPSATVQMLLTAVTNKGGLRPVEASCALVKMVIARRSFIAIRPDDLVAMMDQGLPFANVGINSLRRYLADPNLIFDSSASTVIDFICKMFTSVRCTFSVLLKLIELLLEPLFRHVHCPGEWETKALQAFRQLQHQGVTESYFTFIRRSVAVAKDNAQGPCMPASLEAQVTFSPRTLFYWR from the coding sequence ATGGCCAAGGCTCCAAGGAAACAGCCCGCAAGGGAAGCTGCCAGTGCACAGAAGACACAAGCCAAGGGGCGCCGTAAAAACGTGTCGAGCCCGGTCTCCTCGGGTGGCAGAGGCGATGCGTTCCAGTTACGTGTACAGGCGGTTCGCCTTCTATCGATGTGTCTGGGCCTCGAGTGCCCAGGTGCCCCCGCCGGCTTCTACATCACGCGCATGGTCTTTCAAGGGCGAGTATTCGGCCACAACACCGATGACCTCATCATCGACCTGATGAACCCGAAAACCGGCCAGACAGCCAAGCATCGCTTGCAGATGAAGCGGTCACTCAAACCTGGTGATAACGCGCAATTCAATGAATCCGTTGGCCTAGCCTGGGAGGATTTCAGCAAGCCTGATTTCCAGCGCGGACTGGATGAGTGCCAGATTGTCTTCAACAGCTCGTGCCATTCACAGATGCAAGGTGTAGTCGAGGTCGTTCGGTTCGCAATGGCCTCGGAAGCCGCGGCAGACTGGATCGTCCGGGTTTTTGAGGAGGGGTTTAGTAACGACAGCAACCGTAAAGCCTACGGAGCGCTGCGAAATGCTGTCGAGCTCCAAAAAGGATCGCCAGTGGACGCTGAGGAGCTCCATCTGTTTCTCTTGCATCTCAGGTTCATGTCGCACGACCTCGATTCCGACCATACCCAGGCAGTCGCGACCCAGAAACAGCTGATCAGTCAACGCTTGCCTAATCGCAAGAGCGCTGAGGTATGGGCATTACTGCAGGCAGCGTGCGTGGAGCTCAATAGCACTGCCGGCCAGATCACCCAGGAGAGCGCTGAGCGTTACTTGGGCGAGCTTGGTGCAGAGTTCAAGGAAACGCGTGAGCTCATGCGGGCGCTGCACGATCTACAGAGTGCCAGGCCTGGTGGCGTGAACCACCACGTGTCTGCTCAGCCGAACAGCGCCCTGCCCTTGAGTCCTGAAGCTCACGGCCATCTGCTGCCTCTGGCGCAGCTACTGCAACCGTTTTTCGCCTCGGCAGTGACACCACAGGGAGCCTCGATGACTGAGGCCCTCCCCGGCGCTCATTCGACCTCTACCAACTCGTTGGTAACTCGCCAGCTCGACCGCATCACTCAGATGCAAAAGGAGCATCGCTATCAGGAGTGCCTGAATCAGTTGGATCTCCTGCAGCCTGAGTTGGAGGATTTCGACGACCACCAAAAGGCTCGCTGGTACCTGCTTCATGGCTTATCGCTGTGGCATAGGGATGATGATGAGCTGGCCGCGAAGGACTTTGATACCGCAGCCAGTCTTTGCGACTCTGATGATCGGATCGCAGTGGCGTCGGTGCGTAGCCGCATCATCCGGGGCGACATAAAGGCCGCTGTTGAGACCGGTCAAGCGCTGATGGTTCGATTCCCCGAGTCTTTCGCGGTGTGGGTAGCTCTCACGAACGCCAGAATCATCGCCGGCGAGCGCGTGGGTGAAGACGAGATCCCTGATGCATTCGCAGATAAGGCGCTCGCCTGGCAACTCGTGGCCAGCTCGCATGCGGCCTTCGACGACGACGAGAGCGCGGTTCGAGTCAACCGCATTGCGCTAGAGCAAGAAGACAGTTCAATTTTCATCTTCGAAAGCTATCTGCGCTTCGTGTTGCGATTGGTGACGCTGAACGCGGTTCGGGTGAATTGCAGGGCATTAGAAGCGGAACATGTGCAGCTTTTGACGGAAACAATGGCCCGCGACGAGATTCGAACGGGTTCGTTTTGGACGTGCCAGAGCCCGAAAACGTTGGGGGAGATCATCGCACACCTGGCTTACGGGATGATTTTGCTGGAGCGCACGGAGGCCGCATTAGAGCTGCTGCACCAAGCCAAGCTGAAGGGCGTCTACGAAAAGGCAGGCCTGATCCGCTTTGAAGTCGAAGCACTCTGCGACTTGAACAGATGGAGCGACTTGATTGCCCGCTTCGGGGAGTCGATCGGTACCTTGCCAGACGACTCACTACTTCGCTTCGGGCATGCATGCGTCCTACTGTCACGGGCAGATCTACTGCAGCGAGTTCGTGATGAAGCAGCACGGCGTCCGGAGTCCGATGTCATTTGCCATGTGTCCAGAAGGCTTCAGCACCTCCACTGGGATCAATTGCTCGATAAGGGTGAGCTGGTCATTGTGCAAAAAGAGTTGGAGGACGCAGGACTATCAGTGCGCAGCACATCATCACTTGTCGACCTGCAGTTTGTTGCACGAGCGTATGCGCAGGATAAGGTCGTAGCGAAGGCTGTAGAAGATCAGGTGGCCAAGCTTGCTCCTGACAGTACTGATCCCCACGAAATCGCGATGGGCGCGCGCGTGATGCTGCATGCCGAACGTTTCGACATTGGCGCTCAGCTTCTAGAAAGGCTGCTGCCGTTCGATATATACACGGAGCTGCATGATGAATTGCTGTACTGCTACATTCGAACAAGTCGACATGCAAAGGCCCGTGATCTGCTCGATGCCATGCCCATCGCCTGGTGTGACTCCGCCAAGGCACGTGAATTGGCGCTTTTCCTCTACGGCAACGCTGGAGACTGGGGGCGAATGCGCCCTATTGTTGAGCACCAGCTATCCCTGTCTCCGCAAAGCGCCAGCGAATGGATCAAGGTTATCCGGGTGGTCGCGTGTGAGGGCGCCGCAGATCTGAATGTGATCATCTCCTCGATGCCCGCCTGCCTCGAGGGCGCAGTGGAAGACTTGCTGCTCCTGGCCAACATTGAACTGCGGTACGGTCATATCGAGCGTGGATTGAATCGGGTTTGCGCTGCGATTCGCGCCAATCCAGGCAATTCGCAGGCAGCTGAGACGCACGTAAAAATGGTGCTGATGTTGCGCGAGGGATCCGACGTCTTTCAGCAGGAGCCTGCAGTCGTCGCACCTGGCACCTCAGTAGAGCTTGCCGATGCGCAGGGAGTGATCCGATACATCTCGATCGATGCTGAGGCAGGTGCCTTTGCGCCTGGCGCTGCGGAGTTCCTATCTCCTCAAGATGATTTTGCTCAGACGTTGATGGGGCTAGCCGTCGGCGAAAGCATCACTGTGCACGACATCTTTAATGCTCAGGTGTTCGAAGTGAAGCGGATCATCACCCTGCACCGCCGCTTGTTCGACCTCTCAAAAGCGCTGCTTTCGGAATCCATTGTCCCGGGCAAAACGCTCGTTTCGTTGAAATTCCCGCTAGATGCCAATGGCGAGATGGATTTCACGCGTCTTCAAGAGCAACACAATCTGTATCAGGCTCGCACGGCAGCGCTTTACGCGCTGTATGCACAGAAACCGGTACCTTTGGCCCTACTGGCGAAGCAGATGGGGCGAGATATCATCGACATGGTTCGCGATTGGCCCAGTGATGCTCCTTGCCTGGACGTGTCGATTGAAGATGACGACGCCGATAACAAACCAACGTTCTCGCTCGATGACCGGATCTGGGTGGTCGATCTCTCGATACTGGCTGAGCTCGCAACCCTTGGGTTGTTGGACATTCTTGAGCATTTGCCCAAGGTCTATATCAGCGCCGTATCGCGGCAGGCACTGGATGCCAAAATCGAGGTCTCTGCGTTCTTAGGCGGCGGCGTGGGGCTCTTGGAGGTTGGCCAGGAGAATGTGGTGTATGAAGATGAGCCGCCGATCGACCAGAGTGAGGGTTTCCTGGGCGCCATTGATATGGCGATTTCGAACTACTGCACCGTTGTCCCGGCGTACGGGTCACACGACCCCGGCCTTCCGCTTCAGCGATTCAACAAAATTCTAAGTGCTGAGGGTCGTGCGGCTCTGTCGCTGTGCCTAGAGTATCAGGCCAGCCTCATCTCTCTTGATGGGCGCCTGCTTCAGATCGCTCAAATGCACGACATACCATCCGCCACTGTGCAGATGCTTCTTACGGCAGTCACAAATAAGGGTGGCCTGAGGCCCGTTGAGGCGTCATGTGCACTCGTCAAGATGGTTATTGCGCGGCGCAGCTTCATTGCGATCCGCCCTGACGACCTTGTCGCGATGATGGATCAAGGGTTGCCTTTCGCGAATGTGGGCATCAACAGCCTTAGGCGCTACCTCGCAGATCCGAATTTAATCTTTGACTCCTCAGCGTCGACGGTCATCGACTTCATTTGCAAAATGTTCACCAGCGTTCGCTGTACGTTCAGCGTACTTTTGAAGCTGATCGAGCTTCTGCTGGAACCGCTATTCAGGCATGTGCACTGTCCTGGGGAGTGGGAAACAAAAGCGCTTCAAGCGTTTCGTCAACTGCAGCACCAGGGCGTCACTGAGAGCTATTTTACTTTCATAAGGCGCAGCGTTGCTGTTGCCAAGGACAATGCTCAGGGCCCTTGCATGCCGGCCTCCCTGGAGGCGCAGGTTACGTTCTCGCCAAGGACGCTGTTCTACTGGCGGTAA
- a CDS encoding DCL family protein: protein MYWLGPFEYRSKKALLEGLKTFLRTAPMGRVSHPVAIQKLHLLLALHPDAKRKIGAGVDHFMVARNELSGRGFHLVRLDGTEESFSYRKCITGVAQSPHGKVCEALRFAVRPQLDAFRAQLTYPIDCAISGEPIVHPNDLHVDHETPFWKLLAHFCKDHQVDLTQLQTTGSGMKLALVDCSVTDAFVSYHLKHAKLQASRKAANLLKGGSLAASRDALSNKTP from the coding sequence ATGTACTGGCTAGGGCCATTTGAGTACCGTAGTAAGAAAGCCTTGCTAGAGGGCTTAAAGACCTTCCTGCGCACCGCGCCAATGGGAAGGGTGAGCCATCCTGTAGCGATTCAGAAGCTTCATTTGTTGCTGGCGCTGCACCCCGACGCCAAGCGCAAGATCGGCGCCGGCGTCGACCACTTCATGGTGGCTAGAAATGAGCTATCAGGTCGAGGGTTTCACTTGGTGCGCCTGGATGGGACTGAAGAAAGCTTCTCCTACAGGAAGTGCATTACCGGCGTCGCACAGTCGCCGCACGGCAAGGTGTGTGAAGCACTTAGATTCGCTGTCCGACCTCAACTCGACGCATTCCGGGCGCAGCTGACCTATCCAATCGACTGCGCCATCAGCGGCGAGCCAATCGTTCATCCCAACGATCTGCATGTGGATCACGAAACGCCATTCTGGAAGCTGCTCGCCCATTTCTGCAAAGACCACCAGGTCGATCTGACACAGCTACAGACGACCGGCAGCGGCATGAAGCTGGCGCTGGTAGATTGCAGCGTTACAGATGCATTCGTGTCGTATCACTTAAAGCATGCGAAGCTCCAAGCCAGCCGCAAGGCCGCCAACCTGCTCAAAGGTGGCTCGCTTGCCGCGTCGCGCGACGCGCTCAGCAATAAAACACCTTGA
- a CDS encoding DNA-binding protein — MARGGVNLVLVRKAREALLARGQNPSIDAVRIELGNTGSKTTIQRYLKEIENHDTQPNASPSRLSDELSGLVEKLLERLLEEGNEALLHERASFERERKGMREAHSTIEAELNAVRQEVATLRQALESQDQALQTSQSSLQAEQTRNARISQSCADLEVRVREKDEQIKSLEDKHQHARDALEHYRTATREQRDQDQARHESQLHQKQQELTLLQQTLMVKQDEVTRLIRDNERLIGENRQQLKERAQHRDQIERLSTDIGIANAATARAEGARELLQQQVASLAAASDELRTSLTALKIRDKQTEQLLDQAKAENEALRSRLAAGEAPH, encoded by the coding sequence ATGGCTAGAGGCGGCGTTAACCTGGTTCTTGTGCGAAAAGCCCGCGAGGCACTGCTGGCAAGAGGTCAAAACCCCAGTATCGATGCAGTACGCATTGAGCTGGGAAATACCGGCTCGAAAACGACCATTCAGCGATATTTGAAGGAGATCGAGAATCACGATACGCAGCCGAATGCCTCGCCCTCGCGACTGAGCGATGAGCTGAGCGGACTGGTTGAGAAGCTGCTGGAGCGGCTATTGGAGGAGGGTAACGAAGCATTGCTACATGAACGCGCCTCCTTCGAGCGAGAGCGAAAAGGTATGCGAGAAGCGCACAGTACGATTGAAGCAGAGCTCAATGCTGTGAGACAGGAAGTCGCTACGCTGCGCCAGGCGCTGGAGTCCCAAGACCAAGCGCTGCAAACGAGCCAATCTTCGCTTCAGGCCGAGCAGACTCGCAACGCACGCATCAGCCAGAGCTGCGCAGACCTGGAAGTACGCGTTCGTGAGAAGGACGAGCAGATAAAGTCGCTTGAGGACAAACACCAGCATGCGCGGGATGCACTCGAACACTACCGAACAGCAACCCGGGAGCAGCGCGATCAGGATCAGGCCCGCCACGAGTCTCAGCTTCACCAAAAGCAGCAGGAGCTTACGCTGCTCCAGCAGACGCTTATGGTCAAACAGGATGAAGTGACGCGCCTGATCCGGGACAACGAGCGCCTCATTGGTGAAAATCGCCAGCAGCTTAAGGAAAGGGCGCAGCACAGGGATCAGATTGAGCGCCTGAGCACAGATATTGGCATCGCCAATGCAGCAACCGCTCGCGCCGAGGGCGCGCGGGAATTGCTTCAACAGCAGGTAGCTTCGCTTGCCGCTGCCTCAGATGAATTGCGCACCAGCCTCACCGCTCTGAAGATCCGCGACAAGCAGACGGAGCAGTTGTTAGATCAGGCCAAGGCTGAAAATGAAGCGTTGCGCTCCAGACTTGCAGCAGGGGAAGCACCCCATTGA
- a CDS encoding tyrosine-type recombinase/integrase, with protein MSKADRYLDASVRVNTSKSYAAAISHFETTWGGFLPTTTEAVVRYIAEYADQLAISTLKQRLAALANWHQTHGFPDPTKAPKVRQLLKGIRVLHPVQQKQAAPLPLMQLEKAVAFLQQEASDARIAGNMQGVLKSTRDIALLTIGFWRGFRGDELSRLTVENTQAERYVGIRFYLAHSKGDRQHVGREYRTPSLNKLCPVEAYLNWIEAAGIARGPVFRGIDRWGNVSGQALAAHSLIPLLRGTLERCGLPSEIYSAHSMRRGFATWAASSGWDIKTLMEYVGWSDLKSALRYVEPAQQFGGLVRTLEGSS; from the coding sequence ATGAGCAAGGCGGATCGATATCTAGATGCCAGCGTTCGGGTCAATACCTCCAAAAGCTATGCAGCTGCCATCAGTCACTTCGAAACCACCTGGGGCGGTTTCCTGCCCACCACGACTGAAGCCGTTGTTCGTTACATCGCCGAGTACGCCGATCAGTTGGCCATCAGCACGCTGAAGCAGCGTCTTGCGGCACTTGCAAACTGGCACCAGACCCATGGCTTTCCTGATCCCACCAAGGCGCCAAAGGTGCGCCAGCTCCTGAAGGGCATTCGGGTGCTCCATCCCGTCCAGCAGAAGCAGGCTGCTCCCCTGCCCTTAATGCAGCTTGAGAAGGCGGTTGCGTTTCTGCAGCAGGAAGCGAGCGATGCGCGCATCGCTGGCAACATGCAAGGTGTGTTGAAGTCGACCCGGGATATCGCGCTGCTCACGATCGGGTTCTGGCGAGGATTTCGCGGCGATGAGTTGTCTCGATTGACAGTCGAGAACACCCAGGCGGAGCGCTATGTGGGTATCAGGTTCTACCTGGCTCACAGCAAGGGTGATCGCCAGCATGTTGGTCGCGAATACAGGACGCCATCGCTCAATAAGCTCTGCCCTGTTGAGGCTTACCTGAACTGGATCGAGGCTGCTGGCATTGCTCGTGGCCCGGTGTTCAGGGGGATTGATCGTTGGGGTAATGTCAGCGGCCAGGCGCTTGCGGCCCACAGTTTGATTCCCCTGCTCAGGGGTACGCTGGAACGATGCGGGCTACCTTCTGAGATCTACAGCGCTCACTCGATGCGCAGGGGCTTTGCTACCTGGGCGGCCAGCTCTGGCTGGGACATCAAGACACTGATGGAGTACGTTGGCTGGAGTGACCTGAAGTCGGCCCTGCGCTACGTCGAGCCGGCACAGCAGTTTGGGGGATTGGTACGAACGCTTGAGGGAAGCTCGTAG
- a CDS encoding tetratricopeptide repeat protein, translated as MRLLSWLFGKRDKPNPPAVMIKDAPQPIVELSKTFLCIDAIEWHGLFKKSPNRKWAVSWRDSTPDGSRGGHRESGEGRYLLVNLSTGAVAAQGSLPRPNQGQVADNGTFSIEDWHFGSNLSGTFHVFSADGTPIVLRTFTANILESGLSKNGKLAYCITANSPTEDAGKLTLFDLTTGHVLFSVRPRRFGADKIEFDEKHCQLVFKVSGGGEYRYGADGTILDEHTADDAFLNSSDYSAVILSAESMLKGDSTLLTPEKGQEILEALIRARRIGADMNPAWKPTALKVQGLAHEALSQVTEAIACYEEALSLNPKIGVKRKLDLLRKRAGMDTRKTAE; from the coding sequence ATGAGGTTACTTTCGTGGTTGTTCGGCAAGCGTGATAAGCCCAATCCCCCAGCAGTGATGATCAAGGATGCTCCTCAACCAATTGTCGAGCTGTCGAAAACCTTCTTATGCATCGATGCAATCGAATGGCACGGCTTGTTCAAGAAATCTCCAAACCGCAAGTGGGCTGTGTCGTGGCGCGACAGTACCCCGGATGGCTCCAGGGGAGGCCACCGGGAGAGCGGGGAGGGTCGATATCTACTGGTCAACCTTTCCACTGGCGCCGTTGCTGCTCAGGGATCCCTGCCTAGGCCAAACCAGGGTCAGGTTGCCGACAACGGCACCTTCTCCATAGAGGACTGGCATTTTGGCAGCAACCTGTCCGGCACTTTCCATGTCTTTTCCGCCGATGGGACGCCCATCGTCCTGCGCACCTTCACAGCCAACATCCTGGAAAGTGGACTCTCCAAAAACGGGAAGCTGGCTTACTGCATAACGGCAAATAGCCCGACAGAGGATGCCGGAAAACTGACCCTGTTCGACCTGACGACCGGGCATGTGCTTTTCTCTGTAAGGCCGCGACGCTTTGGCGCTGACAAGATCGAGTTTGACGAGAAGCACTGCCAGCTGGTCTTCAAGGTTTCCGGCGGTGGCGAGTACCGCTACGGTGCTGATGGCACCATCCTGGATGAACACACGGCTGATGATGCGTTCCTGAATTCGAGCGACTACTCCGCCGTGATCCTTTCTGCAGAATCCATGTTGAAAGGCGACTCGACGTTGCTAACCCCCGAAAAGGGACAGGAAATTCTAGAAGCTCTGATTCGCGCCCGGCGCATTGGCGCGGATATGAATCCTGCATGGAAACCCACAGCGCTCAAAGTCCAAGGCCTGGCGCACGAAGCCTTATCACAGGTCACAGAGGCGATCGCATGCTACGAGGAGGCGCTCAGCCTGAATCCCAAGATCGGGGTAAAAAGAAAGCTCGATTTGCTTCGTAAACGAGCCGGTATGGACACCCGTAAGACGGCTGAATGA